Within the Streptomyces vilmorinianum genome, the region ACGACCCGGGCCTTGCCGCAAGGCCCCCAGTGCGCTATATGTTGAGCATGGCAAGGAGTGGGTGACCTCCTTGCCTTTGCCTTTGTTCGTCCGCTGTTGACGGACAAGCTCCTCCCGGAGCGGCGACGCGCCGCGGGGCGGCCTGCGGATGGAGCCGAGCTTGTCGTTCACGTCCGACGGTCACCGTCGTTCGTCAGCGAGTACCAGGTCATGGACCGTGAAGTGGAGTTGCACGTCATCCGTCGACTCCGCCCACAGTCCCTCCGCGTCGAGCACAGAGGCCGCGACCATCCGTGCCTCTGCGACGAGTTCGGGGTGGTAATTGAAGCCCGGCCAAGGAAGGACCGGGTAGTCGTTCTCCTCGCCGAACTGCCGCACCCGCTCGATGTCGCCCAAGACGGCGTGCGGCAGTGATTCGTTAGCCCAGGACCACAGCCAGGTCTGCTGGGCAAGGCTGACGCTGCCGATCATCGTGAGTCGGCCGACGAGGAACACCTTTCCGTGCCGCGACCACGTGATCTGCGCGTCGTCCATCGACCAGTCGTACCGCACGTCCCCTGACAGCCCGAAGCGCTCGACCATCAGTGCCTGCCGCGAGCGGGCACGCTCCCGAGCTGCGAGCACGACCGCGTCCCAGCCGGAGTGGTCATGCTGCTTCGAGCGGTCGTCCACCTTGCCTCCTCGCACAGAACTTTCGGCAAGATCCTCCCATCCCGGCTTCTGGCCAGGGCTTCCGGGCGCCCGGACACCGGGACGCCATGGCGGGATCTACCTGCCGGGAGAATGACGCCCGCCCGACGTCTTCCACGGCACAGTCACCGTTGCCTCGATCCGGCTCCGGCTCCGCTCATGATCCGCCGGCTGGCCGGTCGTCCGAGCCCGCAGCCGACGGCGGTACCTCGAGGACGAAGAAGAGGAAGCAGGTTTTGGTCGAAAGGGCATGGAAGTCGTCGGGGAACAGCTCGCGGGCGGCCGGGTCGGGCTGCGGCTCGCTGATGGCGGAAAGGCGGAAGCCGGCGGTGGTGAAGGCATCAGTCATCGCGTGCAACGGCCTGCGCCAGAACATCATCGGGACGGACTGCCCGTTGAACGTCCAGTCGAAGCCATAGCTGGTGGTCGCGAAGTAGTCGGGCCGAGGAGCCTGGATCGTGTAGGCGACGAAAGGGTGGTCCACCGACGCGATCAGACGGCCGCCAGGTCTGAGCACCCGCCGCAACTCGGCCAGCGTCGGCCCCCAGTCCTCCAGGTAGTGCAGCACCAGCGACGCGACCACGTCGTCGAACGCACCGGCGGCGAACGGCAGACGGTCGCGCAGGTCGACCACGTGCAGGGCCGCGTCGGCACCGAGTCGCCGCCTGGCCAACGCCAGCATCCCGGCGCTGGCGTCGATGCCGGTGACGACCGCACCGCGGTCGCGCAGTGCAGCGGACAGAGAGCCCGAGCCACAGCCCGCGTCCAGAATCCGGCGGCCGGCCACGTCTCCGGCGAGGGCCAACATCCCGGGCCGCTCGTAGTACGCGTTCACGAGGTTGTTCTCGTTCTCCGCCGAGTACGCCTCGGCGAAACTGTCGTAGTCATTCACGCGGGCCGGATCGGCAGCCCGGGCGAGATTCTCGGGGATGTCGGTTACTCGGTCCATCGATGCAGCCTAGTGATCACATGATCCGCCGGACAGAACCTCAACGGATCTCAGCCGTCCCAGCAGGTCAGTCACCCAGACCGCCATCTCCTCCCGCGGAAAACGCGCGTGCGTACGGGATCTCGGCCGTGCCAGGATGGCGTCGGGAAGCGAGGTCTCGTGGACGAGTTGAGGCGATTCCGCCTGGCGCTGGCCGCATGGGCGGCCGGCGGAGCGGGGGCGGGTGCGGCGGCCGCGGTGGCGCGGGAGTCGGCCAGTGATGTGCGGAAGATCGTGCTCGTCGAGGGCAGCAGTGATCAGGTCGCGCTCGAAGTGCTGGCCGCGCGCTTCGGTCGCGACCTCGGTGCGGAGGGCGTCTCGGTGGTACCGCTCGGCGGTGCGACGAACATCGGGCGTTTTCTGGATGTGTGCGGTCCTCCTGGGCTCGGCCTCCCGCTGGCCGGTCTCTGTGACATCGGCGAGGAGCGGCATTTCCGGCGTCATCTGGAGCGGGTCGGGCTCGCGTCCGGTCTCACGCAGGCCGGGCTGGAGACGCTCGGGTTCCATGTGTGCGTCGCGGACCTGGAGGACGAGCTGATCCGCGCTCTCGGGGCCGAGGGGGTGCAGCAGGTGATCGACGCCCAGGGCGAGATGCGCCCCTTCCGCACTTTCCAGGGCCAGCCGGCGCAGCGGGAACGGCCCGTGGAGCACCAGTTGCGACGCTTCATGGGCACGCACAGCGGTCGTAAGGCGCTCTACGCGCAGGCGCTGGTCGCGCACGTTGACCTCGAGCGCGTGCCCCGGCCGCTGGAGCACCTTCTCACGCACGTCTGAGTTCAGAAGACCTGAGCCCTACAGGTCGAACTCGAGGTGCTGGATGTCGGTGAAGCGGACCTCTTCCAGGGAGCCGGCGCGGCGGCCGCTGTCCTGGAAGTACACCTCCTTGAGTCCTTCGGCGGTGATGTCCTGGAGTTCCTGGTCGGTGGCGCCCTGTTCCTGGGCGGCGAAGAGGCGGGCGGCGTACCGGGGCGGCAGGGCGACCGTGAGGTGGCGGATCCGGTCCTCGTCGGTGGAGCCGATCGGAGCGGTGTAGCCGATCCGCGCGCGGGTGTCGATGACGATGCCGTCGGTGGCCGCCGCCTTCTGCCGGGCCTTGGCACGGATCTGTGGCTGCCACCGCCGCTTGACCTCGTTCTCCAGCCGGGCGGCGAGGTCGGGGCGGGGCTTCTTGATCTGGTCCTTCACGTACCGCTCGACGGTGCGCTGGGACACCCGGAGCATCTGGGCGACGGCCTTCGTGCCCTTGAGCTGCTTGACGAGGTAGCGCATCTGCGCCCCTGCCGACTTCGGGATGGGGCGGGTGAACGCCTTTTGCACCGCCTGGTCCAGGCCGTCACCGAACATGCTCATCGCCTATCTACTCCCCGCTGTCGACGTTGGTGACGGTGCCGTCCTTGATGTACCGGGCGAGGTTGAGCTCGGGGGCGTCGAACTGTTCGCGTACGCCTTCGCCCCACAGCACGGTCTGGGTGCCCTCGTGTTTGACCAGCCCCGGGTTCACGCCGAGCTTGAAGCCGCCCGGGAGCGGCTTGCCCTCGCGGTAGGGAAGGAAGTCCAGCGGGGACTCGCCGTCGGCCGCGTACACGGCGCAGTCGGAGAGGATCGCGACCGGGTACTGCCCGGTGAAGGCGGCGTGCTTGACGATCTTGCGGTGCATGTTGACGCGGGTGCGGGAGATGACCGCGTCGCGGATGTCCGGGCGCCACGTCGGGCGGGCGAGAGCGCGCCAGGGCTCGCCGGGCTTCCAGCCCTCGCCACGCGGGCGCTCGCGCAGCTTGCCGATGCCGCCCTTCACGGTCGCCTTGATCGCGGACACGACGATCGCCAGCTGCGGGTCGCGCTGCCGGTAGCCGTCCATCGCCTTCAGGAAGTCCTCCGGGCTCACGTCGGCCGGTACCCCGAGGTCGGCCATCGTCGCGATGTACGCGTCGCGCAGCCGGTTGTACCAGCCGTCGAGGTAGCGGCCGTTCTCGTAGCGGATGTACGCCTCGATCGGCGCGACGTGGTAGCCGAGCTCGACGGCGTACGCGATGGTCGGCGTCGCGTACCAGGCCGGCCCCTCGGGGCGATCGCCCTTCGGCGTGAACGGGCTGGGCAGCAGCTCGCTGTCCAGCTGGACCCACTCCTTGCCGGACTTCACCCGGGACAGGTCGACGTGGGACAGGTCGACGAGCCAGGAGCCGGGGAGCTTGGGGTCGAAGACGGGGTTCTTGACGTGGGTGGGTGCGCCGAGGCCGACGATCAGTCCGTTGGCGCCGGCGGCGAAGGCCATGTTGACGTCGATGCCGACCAGGTGCCGCCTGGTGCATTCGTCGTCGGTGAGCGGCCTCGCCCAGTCGTACGCCTCCTCGAAGAGCCTCTCCGCGGGGGTCCGCCTGTGGAAGCGCGGGAGGCCGGCGAGGACAGGGTGTCCGTCCGGGGCCTCGCACGGCGCGGGGTCGACCGGGTCCTTCCCCAGCGAGCCGGGGTTGTGCTCGGAGTGCCGTTTGCCGTCCGCGCCCGGTTCGGAGGCGCGGGTCGGCGGGTGGAGGGCGGTCATCAGTTCCAGGCCGGTCACGGCGGTCGAGCCGCGCGGGGTCATCACCCGCTCCGCGTACGTGCCGAGCAGCCGCGCGAGTTCCGCGGGCGGAAGCTGGGCGGCGTCGGCCCAGTGGCGGGCGTCGAGCGCGTCCCACGAGGGGATGCAGAGCTGGACGCAGGAGCGCTCCGATCCCTGCGCGGGGCGGTAGATCCTCGCCCACGGGCCGAAGCCTCTCTTCGTGAGCTTCCAGTCCGCGCGCGCCAGCTGCTTGGTTGCCTTGTGGCCCTCCGGCAGCCGCCCGGCGAGGCGCTCTTCCTCGGTGAGGCGGACTGGGAGTCCGTAGCGCTCGAGCGCGGCCTCGGTGAGTACGAGCAACGGGTCGGCGTCCTTGCCGGGCCCGGACAGCTTCGGCTGCCCGAGCTTGGCCTCCGTGAGGGTCCAGTCGACCAGGGTCGGGAGGGACTTGGCCGGGACGTCCAGGACCAGGCCGCCGACGCAGTACGCGAGGACCTCGCCGTCGTCGGTGACGTCGACGACCGCGAGCGGGCCGTTCTCGAAGCGCGGGTCGGCGCCGGCGGGGGTGCTCGCGGGGGCGGCCTGCCTCGCACCTGGGCGACGCGACGTCGGCGACGGCCTGGTGGTGCGCGCTGGACGCGGCACGGCGGCCGGAGCGGCGACGGTGTCGGTGGAGGCGGTGGTGACGGCGGGATGGGGCTGGGTGCTGTCCGAGTCGATCGGGATCGCAGTGTCGATCGCAGTGTCGGACGTCGCGCCTGTGGACGGAGTCCGCGTCTCCGGGGCGGGGGTGGGTGGCACCGGCTCCGTGTCCTGCGCGGCGGGCGTGACGGTGTTGGTGGGGGCGGGGTAGAGCTGCGCGAGCTTCTCCAGCAGCCGTGCGTACGCCTCGCGCTCGGGCATCCGCGGTTCCGTCCTGGTCTTGCTCGACTCCCAGCCACTCACCGTGGCGCGGCGCACCTTCAGCGCTGCGGCCACCTCGTCCAGCGTGAGACCGTGCGCCTGGCGCAGGCGCTTGCGCTCCTCCGGCGGCGGCAGTGCGGAACGGGACGCGACCAGCGCGTCGACCGCGTCGAACAACTCGGACATGGAACACCTCCTGGCTCACAGCCTAGCCCCGTGGACCGTACGGATCGCGCACGTCGACCGTACGAGAGTCGTGCATGTCGCGTACGGCTGTGAGCGGCGGCTGAGCTGACGGGGTTGGGGGAAGGCGTCGGCTCGGGTGTGCTGACGGGGCGGGCAGGGGCGGGCACATGCTGCCATGCAGGGGGGTGCCTTCCGTGCCGGGTGCGGCCGAACGGCACACTGTTCCTGCCGCCGGTCGCTCACGGGAGAGCGGTCCGGTCATCGGATCACCCCCTCCACACGACGTACCGGGAACGGCGCCGCACCCTGGCCACGGGCGACTCGACGGCTGCTGCGGGCTTGACGGCCAGGACGGCCCCCATCTCATCTGTGCAGGCTGTGGTGCCGATGTCGCCACCAAGGAGTCCGACTGCCGGACTCAGCATCTGGTGGCGTCGGCCGCTGCCGCTGTCCTCCGAGCCCCAAAGGTCTCGGCGCGCTGCATGCTCGGCTTCGCCGGAGAGAGCTGTTCGCCCTGCTCGTTGGCGGTGATCTGCCGCCCGACTCCGCGGGGGGCCGTGAGGGTGCGCACCCCGGGTCCGGGCGTGTCGTGCGCTCGGCCCTGCGACCCCTCATCGAGAGCTGGAAGGGTACGTCGGCGCAGCGCTGCCGCGGTGTGCGTGCGGCTCAGCACGCGGGCTGCGGGCACGGCTGAGTCTGCCGGTACCGCTCGTCAGCGGAATCCGATGCGTCACGGGTCATTGCCTCCGTGCGGGGCACGGTCGCGGTCCCCGGATCCGCGCGGCGGACAGGTACACCCCCCTAAGGGACCGGACGGCCTTCCCGGATGTGACACGTGAATCCGTCGCCCTCCCGCCGTACTTCCGCGAAGCCCGCGCCGCCGAAGTGGGCGGGCACGATCAGTTCCCGTTCAGCGGCGGCCCGTTCGAGGATGCGGCGGCGGGTGGACGCCGCTGCTCGGGCGTCCCGGCAGAAGCAGCTGTTGCAGGTCGGGGCGAGGATCTGTACGGGGCTGTGCAGGACGTCGCCGACGAATACCGCTCGGTCGCCTTCGGATTCGAGGCGCAGCACGCACGAGCCGGGGGTGTGGCCGGGTGCGGGATCCAGGGTGAGGTGGTCGTCGATGCGGTGGAAGCCGTCCCACAGTACGGATTGGCCGGAACGGTGGACGGGCGCGACGCTGTCCTCGTAGACCCGGCGGTCGTCCTCGTGGCGGCCGGTGTCGTGGGCGTTGTCCGGGCCGAAGTAGGCGTCGTCGGCGGCCGGGATGAGGTATTGGGCGTGGGGGAAGGTGGGGACCCACTCCCCCTCGACGCCGACGGTGTTCCAGCCGACGTGGTCGGCGTGGAGGTGGGTGTTGACGACGACGTCGACGTCTTCGGGGTGGATGCCGGCGCGTGCCAGGCAGCCGAGGAAGTCGCCCTGCCAGTGGTGGAACTGCGGTGAGCCGGGCCGCTCGCGCCCGTTGCCCACTCCGGTGTCGACCAGGACCGTCCGTCCGCCGCTGCGCAGCGCCCAGGTCTGGAGCGCCATGACGGCCCCGTCGCTGTCCGGGTCCCAGTGGTCGGGTGCCAGCCAGTCCTCGTTGTCCTTCCACAGTGCGGTCCCGGATTCCGGTACGAGGTCTCGGGCGGGCGCGAACGCGCCCTGCCACTCGACGACCCGGATGATCTCGACGTCTCCGAGCATCATGTTCTGCGGGCTTTGACTCTTCATGCCGTCGACCGTAGGAGAGGTGAAGTGAGCTGCTCAATGCCTGTTTTGCTCTGGTGAATACGCGAACGTCTCAGGTGTGAGGCGAGCGGGGGTACGCTGCGGTGGTGGATGTGGTGAGTGACGCGATCTCGGCGGTACGCATCGGGCGGGCCTTCTCCGACCGGGTGCGGGTGAGCGGGAGTTGGTGCGCACGGCTCGCCCCGTACGCGGGTGCGGGCTTCCACGTGGTGTTGGAGGGGAGCTGCTGGCTGCTGCCCGACGGCAGTTCGCCGGTCTCGCTCGGTGCGGGCGACGCCGTACTTCTGCCGCACGGTACGGGGCATGTGATCGCCGACTCCCCCGCCGACGCGGCGACCGTGGCGCGGGCGGTGCCGTTCGAGCGGTGGGACGACAGGGGCTCGTCCCACGGGCCACACGTCGCGGGCGGTGGGGTGGAGATGCTGTGCGGGAAGTACCGGCTCGACCACGCTCGTGCGCACCCGCTCATGGCGGAGCTGCCGACGCTGGTCCATCTGCCGAACCGCGTGGGCAGCAACCCCGAACTGCGTGCCGCCATCGATCTGCTGGGCAGCGAGCTCGGCGCCGGGCGGCCCGGGTCCGGTATCGCGGTTCCCGGGCTCGTGGACCTGCTCCTCGTGTACATGATCCGTTCGTGGGTGGCCCAGGACACGAGCGGAGTGTGGCCGGCCGTTCTTGGGGATCCGGTGACGGCCGCCGCCCTGCGGGCGCTGCACGCGGACCCGGGTGCCGGTGGACCAACGACCGCCTGGCCGCCGAGGCGGGCGTCTCCCGCCCGACCCTCGCGCGCCGTTTCGCTGCCCTCGTCGGCCGTCCGCCGATGACGTACCTGACCTGGTGGCGCCTGACCCTCGCGGCCACGTCGCTCCGCGACACCCAGGACTCCCTGGCCGCCATCGCCCGCCGCGTCGGGTACGGAACCCCGTACGCCCTCTCGCATGCCTTCAGCCGGGAGTTCGGGACGACGCCGGGGCGGTACCGGGCGCGGTACGCGACACGTGCGTAGCGGGCGGCGTGGGTTCTCAGGGCTGCGGGGGCCACGCAGGACATCGCGATGCGCCCGTCTGCGGCTCGGCTCCGTGCCGGGCTTCGAGGAGTCGCTGTGCGCCGGCACCGGTTCGGCGGGAGACCCACTTGACCTTCCCACCGGTGTGAACCTTTAACGTCCTGACCTGAGACGGCCGTTCCCACACCGCAGGAGAAATTTGTGACCTCTATCGTCGATCACCGCGACAGTCGGACGGCGGGAACCCGCTCGTTCCTCTTCGTGCTCGGCAGCTCCCGCGCAGACGGCAATACGGAGATACTCGCGCGGGCGGCCGCCGAGCGGTTGCCGGCCGATGTCCCGCAGCGGTGGGTGGACCTGGCCCGGCTGCCGTTGCCGGACTTCCAGGACGGGCGGCACGAGACCGCCGGCTGGTCGGCCGGGGAGAACGAGGAGACGTTGCGTCAGGCGACCTTGGAGGCCACCGACATCGTCCTCGCCTCTCCGCTGTACTGGTACACCCTGTCCGCGCAGACCAAGCGCTACCTCGACTACTGGTCGGGCTGGCTGACGGCGCCGGGCTCGGACTTCAAGGAGCGGATGGCGGGCCGGACTCTGTGGGGCGTGACGGTGATGGCGCACCGCGAGGACAGCGTCGCCGGCGGACTGGAGACGACCCTCAACCACACGGCCGCGTATCTCGGGATGCGTTTCGGCGGGCTGCTGTGCGGCAGCGCTTCGCGTCCCGGTCAGGTGCGGGACGACGAGCAGGCGCTGATCCGCGCCACGACCTTCTTCCGGCGCGAGGCGCCGCTCGCGCGGTTCCCGTACGAGCAGGGCTGAGCGCGCTGCTCGGAAAGGGCATGGTGCGTCGGGAAGTTGACGTCTGTCTCTCGACGCCCTTCGCAGCCCGGGGCGACTGCGGCTTCCTGAGCAGGTGGAGACCGAAGGGCCGCCCATGTCCTCGTGGCTCGTGTGATCTGATGTCGCGATGAACGCGATACCTCCCGTGGTCCGGGCCGGCGGCATGTGTCGGACCGAGCAGCCTGCCTTCACGCTCGACAGCGGCTGCGTGCTGCGTCCGTGGGAGCAGCAGGACGTGGATGTCCTCGTC harbors:
- a CDS encoding DUF6882 domain-containing protein, whose product is MDDRSKQHDHSGWDAVVLAARERARSRQALMVERFGLSGDVRYDWSMDDAQITWSRHGKVFLVGRLTMIGSVSLAQQTWLWSWANESLPHAVLGDIERVRQFGEENDYPVLPWPGFNYHPELVAEARMVAASVLDAEGLWAESTDDVQLHFTVHDLVLADERR
- a CDS encoding class I SAM-dependent methyltransferase yields the protein MDRVTDIPENLARAADPARVNDYDSFAEAYSAENENNLVNAYYERPGMLALAGDVAGRRILDAGCGSGSLSAALRDRGAVVTGIDASAGMLALARRRLGADAALHVVDLRDRLPFAAGAFDDVVASLVLHYLEDWGPTLAELRRVLRPGGRLIASVDHPFVAYTIQAPRPDYFATTSYGFDWTFNGQSVPMMFWRRPLHAMTDAFTTAGFRLSAISEPQPDPAARELFPDDFHALSTKTCFLFFVLEVPPSAAGSDDRPAGGS
- a CDS encoding ATP-dependent endonuclease, producing the protein MDELRRFRLALAAWAAGGAGAGAAAAVARESASDVRKIVLVEGSSDQVALEVLAARFGRDLGAEGVSVVPLGGATNIGRFLDVCGPPGLGLPLAGLCDIGEERHFRRHLERVGLASGLTQAGLETLGFHVCVADLEDELIRALGAEGVQQVIDAQGEMRPFRTFQGQPAQRERPVEHQLRRFMGTHSGRKALYAQALVAHVDLERVPRPLEHLLTHV
- the tpg gene encoding telomere-protecting terminal protein Tpg, coding for MSMFGDGLDQAVQKAFTRPIPKSAGAQMRYLVKQLKGTKAVAQMLRVSQRTVERYVKDQIKKPRPDLAARLENEVKRRWQPQIRAKARQKAAATDGIVIDTRARIGYTAPIGSTDEDRIRHLTVALPPRYAARLFAAQEQGATDQELQDITAEGLKEVYFQDSGRRAGSLEEVRFTDIQHLEFDL
- the tap gene encoding telomere-associated protein Tap, which translates into the protein MSELFDAVDALVASRSALPPPEERKRLRQAHGLTLDEVAAALKVRRATVSGWESSKTRTEPRMPEREAYARLLEKLAQLYPAPTNTVTPAAQDTEPVPPTPAPETRTPSTGATSDTAIDTAIPIDSDSTQPHPAVTTASTDTVAAPAAVPRPARTTRPSPTSRRPGARQAAPASTPAGADPRFENGPLAVVDVTDDGEVLAYCVGGLVLDVPAKSLPTLVDWTLTEAKLGQPKLSGPGKDADPLLVLTEAALERYGLPVRLTEEERLAGRLPEGHKATKQLARADWKLTKRGFGPWARIYRPAQGSERSCVQLCIPSWDALDARHWADAAQLPPAELARLLGTYAERVMTPRGSTAVTGLELMTALHPPTRASEPGADGKRHSEHNPGSLGKDPVDPAPCEAPDGHPVLAGLPRFHRRTPAERLFEEAYDWARPLTDDECTRRHLVGIDVNMAFAAGANGLIVGLGAPTHVKNPVFDPKLPGSWLVDLSHVDLSRVKSGKEWVQLDSELLPSPFTPKGDRPEGPAWYATPTIAYAVELGYHVAPIEAYIRYENGRYLDGWYNRLRDAYIATMADLGVPADVSPEDFLKAMDGYRQRDPQLAIVVSAIKATVKGGIGKLRERPRGEGWKPGEPWRALARPTWRPDIRDAVISRTRVNMHRKIVKHAAFTGQYPVAILSDCAVYAADGESPLDFLPYREGKPLPGGFKLGVNPGLVKHEGTQTVLWGEGVREQFDAPELNLARYIKDGTVTNVDSGE
- a CDS encoding MBL fold metallo-hydrolase; this encodes MKSQSPQNMMLGDVEIIRVVEWQGAFAPARDLVPESGTALWKDNEDWLAPDHWDPDSDGAVMALQTWALRSGGRTVLVDTGVGNGRERPGSPQFHHWQGDFLGCLARAGIHPEDVDVVVNTHLHADHVGWNTVGVEGEWVPTFPHAQYLIPAADDAYFGPDNAHDTGRHEDDRRVYEDSVAPVHRSGQSVLWDGFHRIDDHLTLDPAPGHTPGSCVLRLESEGDRAVFVGDVLHSPVQILAPTCNSCFCRDARAAASTRRRILERAAAERELIVPAHFGGAGFAEVRREGDGFTCHIREGRPVP
- a CDS encoding flavodoxin family protein — protein: MTSIVDHRDSRTAGTRSFLFVLGSSRADGNTEILARAAAERLPADVPQRWVDLARLPLPDFQDGRHETAGWSAGENEETLRQATLEATDIVLASPLYWYTLSAQTKRYLDYWSGWLTAPGSDFKERMAGRTLWGVTVMAHREDSVAGGLETTLNHTAAYLGMRFGGLLCGSASRPGQVRDDEQALIRATTFFRREAPLARFPYEQG